In Juglans regia cultivar Chandler chromosome 13, Walnut 2.0, whole genome shotgun sequence, the following proteins share a genomic window:
- the LOC108988884 gene encoding uncharacterized protein LOC108988884: MSNPHGPPRPLHKQRSWAPDMHRDEAWLRRKGNHGTEDRLRRNKSVSDDDLEELKACIELGFGFGFDSPEVDPKLSDTIPALGFYYAVNKQYSNSLSRSSSSSSLMAASDSENESPSSIIDQGEDADLVKTRLRQWAQVVACAVRQSVSTSTTVNRNV; encoded by the exons ATGTCGAACCCCCACGGGCCGCCGAGGCCTCTCCACAAGCAGCGTTCGTGGGCTCCTGATATGCACCGAGACGAGGCGTGGCTTAGACGCAAAGGCAATCACGGCACCGAAGACCGTCTCCGCCGCAACAAGAGCGTCTCAGACGATGATCTGGAGGAGTTGAAGGCTTGCATCGAACTGGGGTTCGGTTTCGGGTTCGATTCGCCGGAGGTGGATCCAAAGCTTTCCGACACTATCCCCGCTCTGGGTTTTTATTACGCTGTTAACAAGCAGTACAGTAACAGCTTGTCGAGATCGTCGTCTTCATCGTCCCTAATGGCCGCTTCCGATAGCGAAAACGAAAGCCCAAGCTCCATAATCGATCAAG gtgaAGATGCTGATCTGGTAAAGACGAGGCTGAGGCAATGGGCCCAGGTCGTTGCTTGCGCAGTGCGTCAATCCGTTTCAACGTCAACCACCGTGAACCGAAATGTTTGA